The following proteins come from a genomic window of Rhodococcus qingshengii JCM 15477:
- a CDS encoding relaxase/mobilization nuclease domain-containing protein, with translation MIVKISRGAKVTGLMSYLAGPGKSNEHSDPHLVAGDYAIMAWYDDNELSGVDALAIGKQIDQPRKVFGTEIQIPNYLRDESGQDVRDSHGKKVRDPIDLYRDGNVWHCSLSLKADEGELTDEQWNKIATEFMDEMGFTDTSGRSPARWVAVRHGVSAKGNDHIHIAASAVREDGTKVNLYRDWKRASVAAARIEREHGLAVIESRQSKTGERGYHRAENARAVRNGKTELDRDLLARRVRACATSSKSEAEFVRRLRGQGLIVRPRFASGRDDVVVGYKVAVRPDRDAIGADGKPIFYGGGHLAKDLTLPRLRKEWEDTPTASSEAVDEWRSARRERPAARPGREAKMLDPKLLERAGRDIAAWNKYLASIPVTDRAQWARAAGRTAGVFDAWSVRTEATPGPLAHAAKQLARSSQIPAHQHAPKRAGVVSAGGAALILMQTSPQLGKTASYALLMRQLIKAVEAIAAAHRAAGDLSRARDLEMTARVELAVIHRQMPQPRAEVERVESEGSVAVLERSFSEEQTTVEPIPSTDQAGSDAATLAAGDFPVSAREAAKRGPSPIPSKLDPQREQTRAGRNRDHGPQR, from the coding sequence GTGATCGTCAAGATTTCCCGCGGCGCCAAAGTCACCGGACTGATGTCGTACCTCGCCGGTCCGGGCAAGAGCAACGAGCACAGCGACCCCCATCTGGTGGCCGGCGACTACGCGATCATGGCGTGGTACGACGACAATGAACTCAGCGGCGTCGACGCTCTCGCGATCGGCAAGCAGATCGACCAGCCCCGCAAAGTGTTCGGCACCGAAATCCAGATCCCGAACTACCTTCGTGATGAATCCGGCCAAGACGTTCGCGACAGTCACGGCAAGAAGGTCCGCGATCCGATCGACCTCTACCGCGACGGAAATGTCTGGCATTGCTCGCTCTCGCTCAAAGCCGACGAAGGCGAGCTGACAGACGAGCAGTGGAACAAGATCGCCACCGAGTTCATGGACGAAATGGGTTTCACCGACACCTCCGGCCGCAGCCCCGCCAGATGGGTCGCCGTCCGTCACGGAGTGTCCGCGAAAGGCAACGACCACATCCACATCGCCGCATCCGCCGTGCGCGAAGACGGCACCAAAGTCAACCTCTACCGCGACTGGAAACGAGCCAGCGTCGCGGCTGCTCGCATCGAACGCGAACACGGCCTCGCTGTCATCGAGTCCCGCCAGAGCAAGACCGGCGAACGCGGATACCACCGAGCCGAAAATGCGCGCGCAGTACGCAACGGGAAGACCGAACTCGACCGCGATCTCCTCGCACGGCGCGTGCGTGCTTGCGCGACATCGTCGAAGTCCGAGGCGGAATTCGTGCGCCGACTTCGCGGGCAAGGGCTGATCGTCCGGCCCCGCTTCGCCTCCGGCCGCGATGACGTCGTGGTCGGCTACAAGGTCGCCGTCAGACCCGATCGCGATGCAATCGGAGCCGATGGAAAGCCGATCTTCTACGGAGGCGGTCATCTAGCAAAAGACTTGACCCTCCCCCGTCTCCGGAAGGAATGGGAAGACACCCCTACGGCGTCATCGGAGGCCGTCGACGAATGGCGTAGCGCTCGGCGCGAGCGTCCCGCCGCGCGACCCGGACGTGAAGCGAAAATGCTCGACCCGAAACTGCTCGAACGAGCCGGTCGGGACATCGCGGCCTGGAACAAATACCTAGCTTCGATTCCCGTGACCGACCGAGCGCAATGGGCACGCGCGGCGGGACGCACGGCAGGCGTTTTTGACGCATGGTCAGTCCGCACCGAAGCCACACCAGGACCCCTTGCCCACGCTGCGAAACAACTAGCCCGATCCTCACAGATCCCCGCACATCAGCACGCACCGAAGAGGGCAGGCGTCGTCTCCGCCGGCGGTGCGGCCCTGATCTTGATGCAAACAAGCCCGCAGCTCGGCAAGACCGCGTCGTACGCGCTGTTGATGCGCCAACTGATCAAGGCAGTGGAAGCGATCGCTGCCGCACATCGTGCAGCCGGCGACCTGAGCCGGGCGCGTGACCTCGAGATGACTGCGCGAGTGGAACTCGCAGTGATTCATCGTCAGATGCCTCAACCTCGCGCCGAGGTCGAGCGTGTCGAATCCGAGGGCAGCGTCGCAGTGCTCGAACGGTCGTTTTCGGAAGAGCAGACAACGGTGGAACCAATTCCGTCGACGGATCAGGCAGGGAGCGATGCCGCAACGCTTGCCGCCGGTGACTTCCCGGTTTCCGCCCGCGAAGCAGCAAAGCGCGGCCCGTCTCCAATCCCCTCGAAACTCGATCCCCAACGAGAACAGACCCGAGCGGGAAGAAACCGGGATCACGGCCCCCAGCGCTGA
- a CDS encoding plasmid mobilization protein, whose protein sequence is MSEDEVSRPRRFRRERRENVPGGRAGRHVVKVTPEEESELLRRAQEARITVARLMVESALSDSGETATDRRDLAAELFSAFRLLSAISININQMAKATNATGDIPAELNGALVSVRRLADRIHGTLDEMSAP, encoded by the coding sequence ATGAGTGAAGACGAGGTCAGTCGACCCCGCCGGTTCCGTCGTGAACGCCGGGAGAATGTGCCGGGCGGTCGAGCTGGCCGGCACGTGGTGAAGGTGACTCCAGAGGAGGAGTCCGAGTTGCTGCGCCGTGCGCAGGAAGCGCGCATCACCGTGGCGCGGCTGATGGTCGAGTCCGCCCTGTCCGACTCCGGTGAAACTGCTACTGATCGTCGCGATCTTGCTGCGGAGTTGTTCTCCGCGTTCCGGTTGTTGTCGGCAATTTCTATCAACATCAACCAGATGGCGAAAGCCACCAACGCAACCGGAGACATCCCCGCCGAACTGAACGGCGCACTGGTCAGCGTGCGGCGTTTGGCGGACCGGATTCACGGCACCCTCGACGAGATGTCCGCGCCGTGA
- a CDS encoding CPBP family intramembrane glutamic endopeptidase, producing the protein MTTPAVRSGTTPLTVVRSRYELMRDAWYRLIPARTQIRFLSTVLLGYAIHNAAYAVDDPTRENLKDAFLSWLFWLVFALVPPIAKAKAGGRWPRIRSLTRSLRVTWVRSIRWLGFVMPRPNSQMSAWRRIGLWVLLIPVLVAIGNYLLFAYGVNLDTWFPVTDPDTIAANEARKEFLIRGGIFTAVTGAFLHAALPEEILHRSGVLAIQRWKPSNRVLILSVASVMLVLFAFAHLKFGFGNVVSAFIGGALFTVLALYTRSLWPAIAAHGFANLIIEVQWVLNS; encoded by the coding sequence GTGACCACACCGGCTGTTCGCTCGGGGACGACGCCGCTCACTGTTGTTCGCTCGCGCTACGAACTGATGAGGGACGCGTGGTACCGGTTGATTCCGGCGCGTACGCAGATTCGGTTCTTGTCCACGGTGCTACTGGGTTACGCGATTCACAACGCTGCGTATGCCGTGGACGACCCCACTCGCGAGAACCTCAAAGACGCGTTTCTCTCGTGGCTGTTTTGGTTGGTGTTTGCTCTTGTCCCGCCGATCGCAAAAGCAAAAGCCGGCGGCCGTTGGCCGCGCATCCGATCGTTGACCCGTTCGCTGCGCGTCACCTGGGTGCGGTCGATCCGGTGGTTGGGCTTTGTCATGCCGCGACCGAACTCGCAGATGTCTGCGTGGAGAAGGATCGGGTTGTGGGTTCTCCTGATTCCGGTTCTCGTCGCGATCGGAAACTATCTCCTCTTCGCATATGGCGTGAATCTGGATACGTGGTTTCCGGTCACCGATCCGGACACCATCGCCGCGAACGAGGCTCGGAAGGAATTTCTGATCCGGGGTGGAATCTTCACCGCAGTGACCGGGGCTTTCCTCCACGCAGCACTACCGGAGGAGATTCTGCACCGGTCCGGCGTTCTCGCCATCCAGCGTTGGAAACCGTCGAATCGTGTTCTGATTCTGTCGGTTGCCTCGGTCATGCTCGTGCTCTTCGCTTTCGCTCACCTGAAGTTCGGTTTTGGCAATGTGGTGTCGGCGTTCATCGGCGGCGCACTGTTCACTGTCCTCGCCCTGTACACCCGTTCACTGTGGCCGGCGATCGCTGCCCACGGATTCGCCAACCTGATCATCGAAGTGCAGTGGGTGCTGAACTCGTGA